The Planococcus donghaensis genome contains a region encoding:
- a CDS encoding HEAT repeat domain-containing protein, producing the protein MTQTNSNSDNKPTNLPPNYDELKKAANRQANWKERLAAVEELGKWKSEPTIDLLTHRMNHDSVYQVQEAAYKQLKNFGENVHMPERKKYDLIKDTSKVLVRIKKSLPAGHTYEDFKEKLQKMRSDIYDTYKGDKGEDFESWLEEQWKAAPFKQPRRR; encoded by the coding sequence TTGACACAAACGAACAGTAACTCTGATAACAAACCGACGAACTTACCACCAAATTACGACGAATTGAAAAAAGCTGCAAACCGACAGGCTAACTGGAAAGAGCGTTTAGCTGCGGTTGAAGAGCTTGGGAAATGGAAAAGCGAACCGACAATTGATCTTTTGACGCATCGCATGAACCACGATTCGGTTTATCAAGTGCAAGAAGCTGCCTATAAACAACTTAAAAACTTTGGCGAAAATGTTCACATGCCAGAGCGTAAAAAATATGATTTGATCAAGGACACTTCTAAAGTACTTGTGCGCATCAAAAAAAGTTTGCCAGCTGGGCACACTTACGAAGACTTTAAAGAAAAACTACAAAAAATGCGTAGCGATATTTACGATACGTACAAAGGCGACAAAGGCGAAGATTTCGAAAGCTGGTTGGAAGAACAGTGGAAAGCTGCTCCTTTTAAGCAACCACGTCGTAGATAA
- a CDS encoding biotin transporter BioY, which yields MTTTTTTRSANHSRTLKLVHIALFAALMAIGANIASYLVVGGVPITLQTFFAILAGLLLGSRKGAIAMIVYAFIGLAGVPVFAKFSGGMDTLLSPTFGFIVSYVFTAYLAGLIAEKWSTKKGFVIAALVGMTVNYLFGTNWMYAAYKLWFAAPEGFTYKMAWAWMAVPLPKDLILAVLAGLFGYRLKPIIQKYL from the coding sequence ATGACAACAACGACTACTACCAGATCGGCAAATCACTCTCGCACATTGAAATTAGTACACATCGCTTTATTTGCTGCTTTGATGGCAATTGGTGCCAACATCGCTTCGTATTTAGTGGTGGGAGGAGTACCTATCACTCTCCAAACGTTTTTTGCTATATTAGCAGGTCTGCTACTTGGTAGCCGTAAAGGCGCCATAGCTATGATTGTTTACGCATTTATTGGTCTTGCAGGCGTTCCTGTTTTCGCAAAATTCTCTGGTGGTATGGATACATTGCTAAGTCCAACCTTCGGATTTATTGTGTCTTATGTTTTTACCGCTTATTTAGCCGGACTTATTGCTGAAAAATGGTCGACTAAAAAAGGATTTGTTATTGCAGCACTTGTTGGTATGACTGTCAATTACTTGTTCGGGACAAACTGGATGTATGCAGCTTACAAATTGTGGTTTGCAGCACCTGAAGGCTTTACGTATAAAATGGCTTGGGCGTGGATGGCTGTACCGCTTCCAAAAGACTTGATCTTAGCCGTTCTTGCTGGTTTGTTTGGTTACCGTCTAAAACCCATCATTCAAAAATACCTATAA
- a CDS encoding glucose-6-phosphate isomerase — protein MVEITFSQSIGSVLTLEKRAQLKKIHEDLYSKKGKGSDFLGWLDWPSTLDSAFIEKVEKTATQIRDKADVLVVIGIGGSYLGAKAVLSALDPYFKKDSGLEVVFAGHQVSGEYLKQLLAHLDGKRVMVNVISKSGKTTEPALAFRFLKDYMEKRYGQEAAERIIVTTDAEKGALLTLAEENGYERFVVPEDVGGRYSVFTAVGLVPIAAAGYSISDLLAGATDAEKLYNNTDFDENTAVQYAAIRHQLYVEGYTTEVMAIFEPKLSFVQEWWKQLFGESEGKEGKGIFPASVSFTTDLHSMGQYIQDGKRNLFETFLLVQEANEDLTVFEAENDGDELNYLAGLSLQEFNHVAYKGTSSAHLDGGVPQLSLTIPKIDEFQLGHLLYFYMLSCAYSAYMLDINPFDQPGVEDYKNNVFKLLNKPGF, from the coding sequence ATGGTTGAAATTACATTCTCGCAATCAATTGGTTCTGTTTTAACGCTCGAAAAAAGAGCACAATTAAAGAAAATACACGAAGATCTTTACAGTAAAAAAGGCAAAGGTTCAGATTTTCTCGGCTGGTTGGATTGGCCAAGCACGCTCGATTCAGCATTTATCGAGAAAGTTGAAAAAACAGCAACGCAAATCCGTGACAAGGCAGATGTATTGGTCGTTATTGGTATTGGCGGCTCTTATTTAGGCGCTAAAGCTGTGTTATCTGCACTTGATCCGTATTTCAAAAAAGATTCTGGATTAGAAGTTGTTTTCGCAGGTCATCAAGTGAGTGGAGAGTACTTAAAACAATTGCTTGCTCACCTTGATGGAAAACGCGTTATGGTCAATGTTATTTCAAAATCTGGTAAGACAACAGAACCCGCACTCGCTTTCCGTTTCTTAAAAGACTATATGGAAAAACGTTATGGTCAAGAAGCCGCTGAACGAATTATCGTAACAACTGACGCTGAAAAAGGCGCTTTACTTACATTAGCTGAAGAAAATGGCTACGAGCGTTTTGTTGTTCCTGAAGATGTGGGTGGACGTTACTCAGTATTTACAGCAGTTGGATTGGTCCCAATTGCAGCCGCTGGTTATTCGATTAGCGATTTACTGGCAGGTGCTACAGATGCTGAAAAACTTTATAACAATACAGATTTTGATGAAAATACCGCTGTTCAATATGCAGCTATTCGCCATCAATTGTATGTAGAAGGTTATACAACGGAAGTTATGGCAATTTTCGAACCAAAACTATCATTTGTTCAAGAATGGTGGAAGCAATTGTTTGGCGAAAGTGAAGGAAAAGAAGGCAAAGGGATTTTCCCAGCATCTGTTTCGTTCACAACAGACTTGCATTCAATGGGTCAATATATTCAAGACGGCAAACGCAATTTGTTTGAAACGTTCTTATTGGTCCAAGAAGCAAACGAAGATTTAACAGTTTTTGAAGCTGAAAACGATGGCGATGAACTTAATTATTTGGCTGGACTTTCGTTACAAGAATTTAACCATGTTGCTTACAAAGGCACATCAAGTGCTCACTTAGATGGCGGTGTTCCTCAACTAAGCTTGACGATTCCAAAAATCGATGAATTCCAATTAGGTCATTTGCTGTATTTCTACATGCTTTCATGTGCATACAGCGCTTATATGTTAGACATCAACCCATTTGACCAACCCGGCGTTGAAGATTACAAAAACAATGTCTTCAAGTTGTTAAACAAACCTGGATTTTAA
- a CDS encoding penicillin-binding transpeptidase domain-containing protein, whose amino-acid sequence MVKKITIILALVFVVVLAGCQPSPTPEDRLKAYIDHWNNGEFSEMYSDYLNKGTKEAYEPEDFVERQQKFYEDLAIQNVEVSYTEPAEDIEWDPENPADFPVQIQMDTLAGPVAFEKTMTLLFESQDDIEDWFVEWDPSFIFEQLEKGDEVRVSTTTAERGEIYDRNQKPIAINGTGYNIGVVPESFTDKDNKEELADVLGVSVDFIDEKMKQSWVQEDQFVPISKAAKNDEELLEKVKAIPGATYQETAMREYPYEEALGHLSGYIGPITAEKLEELKDQGYKSTDFIGRRGLELTLEERLHGQNGIKLFIQKQGDNGEQITITETPAENGETVVLTIDAELQKSTYDAMDGEAGTSAAVDPKTGETFVLVSSPAYNPNEYMLGISEERFAELSEDPLNPLFNRFGAAYAPGSTIKPVTAAIGLEAGTLNPTEGLQIDGETWQKDSSWGDYRVSRLHPEAPNPIDLNKALVYSDNIYFAQQALKMGNETVVSGLKNFGFGEAIPFALELQSSQISNEGTIGSEGQLADSSFGQGQMLTNILHLATMYEPFITDGTMYKPLLFVDEEKSQVWKEGLLSAENAKVLREGMRNVVVDGYAQSANSKNVKIAGKTGTAELKGKIDEEGQENGFFVAYDSESPDFILAMMIESIEDNGGSDYVAGFAAKVFEEYKAR is encoded by the coding sequence TTGGTTAAAAAAATAACAATTATTCTAGCTTTGGTTTTCGTGGTCGTATTGGCAGGTTGTCAACCAAGTCCAACGCCTGAAGATCGGCTTAAAGCATACATAGATCACTGGAACAACGGGGAATTTTCGGAAATGTATAGCGATTATTTAAATAAAGGAACAAAAGAAGCCTATGAACCAGAAGATTTTGTTGAGCGCCAACAAAAATTTTACGAAGACTTAGCGATTCAAAATGTCGAAGTGAGCTACACAGAGCCGGCAGAAGATATAGAATGGGATCCTGAAAATCCAGCTGATTTTCCGGTTCAAATACAAATGGACACACTCGCAGGACCAGTGGCGTTTGAGAAAACAATGACTTTACTATTTGAATCACAAGATGATATAGAAGACTGGTTTGTTGAATGGGATCCATCTTTTATATTTGAACAATTGGAAAAAGGCGATGAAGTTCGCGTATCAACAACTACTGCAGAACGTGGTGAAATTTATGATCGAAACCAGAAGCCGATAGCTATTAACGGAACAGGCTACAACATTGGTGTAGTACCTGAAAGCTTCACCGATAAAGACAATAAAGAAGAACTTGCAGATGTTCTTGGGGTATCGGTTGATTTTATTGATGAAAAAATGAAGCAAAGTTGGGTTCAAGAGGATCAATTTGTACCGATTTCTAAAGCCGCTAAAAATGATGAGGAATTACTGGAGAAAGTAAAAGCGATACCAGGTGCGACTTATCAAGAAACTGCTATGCGCGAGTACCCTTATGAAGAAGCACTTGGACATTTAAGCGGTTATATTGGTCCAATTACTGCTGAAAAGCTAGAAGAACTTAAAGATCAAGGGTATAAGTCGACCGATTTTATCGGCCGAAGAGGACTTGAGTTAACATTAGAAGAACGTCTACATGGTCAGAATGGCATAAAGCTGTTTATCCAGAAACAAGGTGACAATGGAGAACAAATCACAATTACTGAAACACCTGCCGAAAATGGCGAAACAGTTGTGTTAACAATCGATGCAGAACTGCAAAAATCTACTTATGACGCGATGGATGGCGAAGCAGGAACAAGTGCTGCAGTCGATCCGAAAACAGGAGAAACATTCGTATTAGTTAGTTCACCAGCCTATAATCCAAACGAATACATGTTGGGAATTAGCGAAGAGCGTTTTGCCGAACTAAGCGAAGACCCACTCAATCCATTATTTAATCGCTTTGGAGCAGCCTATGCTCCGGGATCAACGATCAAGCCAGTCACAGCAGCAATTGGATTAGAAGCTGGGACGTTAAATCCAACAGAAGGTCTCCAAATTGATGGAGAGACATGGCAAAAAGACAGTTCGTGGGGAGATTACCGCGTTAGCCGGCTACATCCAGAAGCACCAAACCCAATAGATTTGAATAAAGCCTTGGTTTATTCAGACAATATTTATTTTGCGCAGCAAGCCCTTAAGATGGGCAATGAAACAGTTGTTTCAGGATTAAAAAACTTTGGTTTTGGAGAAGCTATTCCATTTGCTTTAGAGCTGCAATCTTCACAAATTTCCAATGAAGGGACGATTGGATCTGAAGGGCAGTTGGCAGACTCTTCTTTTGGACAAGGACAGATGCTGACCAATATTCTTCATTTGGCCACAATGTATGAGCCATTCATAACGGATGGCACAATGTACAAGCCATTATTGTTTGTCGATGAAGAAAAAAGCCAAGTTTGGAAAGAAGGATTGCTAAGTGCAGAAAACGCAAAAGTTTTACGTGAAGGAATGCGCAACGTTGTCGTAGATGGTTATGCGCAGTCAGCCAACAGCAAGAACGTTAAAATTGCTGGGAAAACCGGCACAGCTGAATTGAAAGGGAAAATAGATGAAGAAGGACAAGAAAATGGCTTTTTTGTCGCTTATGATTCAGAAAGTCCAGATTTTATTTTAGCAATGATGATTGAATCGATCGAAGACAATGGCGGCAGCGATTACGTCGCTGGATTTGCGGCCAAAGTGTTTGAAGAGTATAAAGCTCGATAA
- a CDS encoding glycoside hydrolase family 13 protein has translation MDLKETWWKEAVVYQIYPRSFNDSNDDGIGDLNGITEKLDYLDELGVTIIWVCPMYKSPNIDNGYDVSDYQEIMEEMGTMADFDRLLEELHKRGMRLIIDLVLNHTSDQHPWFLESKSSKDNPKRDWYVWRDHQTNWESIFGGPAWTFDPKTQQYYLHIYTKNQVDLNWENKEMRESIYEMIRWWIAKGVDGFRVDAINHLKKDYSDMPNPQNLPYVPAWEKFTEVEGLQDMLTELRDQVFKDSDIVTIGEANSVKSHNMEKWISEHDGKFNMIFHLEAHKPVDTNNVENDLDVEDLKEVLNRWQQATHGIAWNSLYIENHDRPRTVSIWGNDQKYWYESATALGCMYFFMQGTPFIYQGQEIGMTNAPFDDIDMYHDIETKNIYRYKCKQGVPHDEVMHVIKKISRDHARTPMQWNNQDFAGFSKATPWLGVNPNYQWLNVEAQKNDPNSIWSFYKKMIHLRHNWKVLVYGTTELTDSGCPYVYAYIREDQYTKMLIASNLSEKTCEWNSPYDAELFLSNYEKRAKGILQPYETCVYFLKKEIY, from the coding sequence ATGGATTTGAAAGAAACCTGGTGGAAAGAAGCAGTGGTTTATCAAATTTACCCAAGAAGTTTTAATGATTCAAACGATGACGGCATTGGCGACTTAAACGGCATAACTGAGAAACTAGATTATTTGGATGAACTTGGCGTGACAATTATCTGGGTTTGTCCAATGTATAAATCACCGAATATCGATAACGGCTATGATGTTAGTGATTATCAAGAAATCATGGAAGAAATGGGCACGATGGCGGATTTTGATCGACTTTTAGAAGAATTGCATAAAAGAGGCATGAGGCTGATCATTGATCTTGTCTTGAATCATACGAGTGACCAACATCCTTGGTTTTTGGAATCCAAGTCTTCTAAAGACAACCCAAAACGGGACTGGTATGTTTGGCGTGACCACCAAACGAATTGGGAAAGTATTTTTGGTGGGCCAGCCTGGACATTTGATCCAAAAACCCAACAATATTATTTGCACATCTACACCAAAAATCAAGTCGATTTAAATTGGGAAAACAAAGAGATGCGAGAATCCATCTACGAAATGATTCGGTGGTGGATAGCTAAAGGTGTGGACGGTTTTCGAGTGGATGCCATTAACCACTTAAAGAAAGATTACAGTGATATGCCGAATCCGCAAAATTTGCCTTATGTTCCTGCATGGGAAAAATTTACGGAAGTGGAAGGGTTACAAGACATGTTGACGGAGCTAAGAGATCAAGTGTTTAAGGATAGCGATATAGTTACCATTGGGGAAGCTAATAGTGTGAAATCACATAATATGGAAAAGTGGATTAGTGAACATGATGGAAAATTCAATATGATCTTTCACTTAGAAGCGCATAAACCGGTGGATACTAACAATGTAGAAAATGATTTGGATGTCGAAGATTTAAAAGAAGTTTTAAATCGTTGGCAACAAGCGACACATGGCATTGCTTGGAATTCACTTTACATTGAAAACCATGATCGACCAAGAACAGTCTCCATTTGGGGGAATGATCAAAAATATTGGTATGAAAGCGCAACGGCATTAGGGTGTATGTATTTCTTCATGCAAGGAACTCCTTTTATATACCAAGGTCAAGAAATTGGAATGACAAATGCACCTTTTGATGATATTGACATGTATCACGATATTGAAACCAAAAATATCTATCGTTATAAATGCAAACAAGGTGTACCACACGACGAAGTAATGCATGTGATCAAAAAAATTAGTCGTGACCATGCTCGCACACCCATGCAGTGGAACAACCAGGACTTTGCTGGGTTTTCCAAAGCTACACCATGGCTTGGAGTAAACCCGAACTATCAATGGCTAAATGTCGAAGCTCAAAAAAACGATCCGAATTCGATTTGGTCATTTTACAAAAAAATGATTCACTTGCGGCATAACTGGAAAGTGTTGGTTTATGGAACCACCGAACTGACCGACTCGGGGTGTCCCTATGTATATGCCTATATACGCGAAGATCAATATACAAAAATGCTCATTGCTTCGAATTTAAGTGAAAAAACGTGTGAGTGGAATAGCCCCTATGACGCTGAACTGTTTCTGAGTAATTACGAAAAGCGAGCAAAAGGTATATTGCAACCATATGAAACTTGTGTGTATTTCCTCAAAAAAGAAATTTATTAA
- the eutB gene encoding hydroxyectoine utilization dehydratase EutB, whose amino-acid sequence MGLITKEKGACNLSKKVEIKEVEKAQNRIASLVNKTPLIESFVLSEKMGRPVYLKLENTHDIGAFKIRGAANKILSLSTEEKSRGVTTYSTGNHGLAVAFVAKKLGIQAVVCISSRVPKAKVDSLKRLGAKIEVVGRSQDAAGVRCYELAKEKGYTVIEPFDDPFIIAGQGTIGLELLEDLPDLKDVVVPLSGGGLLSGIGLALKSNRSDIRITGVSMEQSAVMYESIKAGKPVEMEESETLADSLLGGIGLDNHYTFKMIQSYMDQTVLIPEEEIGYAMAYMMDKQRIIMEGAAATGIAAVLGNTIPHQDGALAVIVTGQNVDMSILLQVIENYTPKKAEVDFA is encoded by the coding sequence ATGGGACTAATTACTAAAGAGAAAGGAGCATGTAACTTGAGCAAAAAAGTGGAGATAAAAGAAGTTGAAAAAGCACAAAATCGAATAGCTTCTTTAGTGAACAAAACACCATTAATCGAGTCTTTCGTTCTATCAGAAAAAATGGGGCGACCTGTATATTTGAAACTAGAAAATACGCATGATATTGGGGCTTTTAAAATAAGAGGAGCAGCCAATAAAATATTAAGTTTAAGTACAGAAGAAAAGTCGAGAGGTGTTACTACATATTCCACTGGAAACCACGGATTGGCAGTCGCATTTGTCGCAAAAAAATTAGGGATTCAAGCTGTCGTATGTATCTCAAGTCGTGTACCAAAAGCAAAGGTAGATTCATTGAAAAGATTAGGCGCGAAAATAGAGGTGGTAGGGAGAAGTCAAGATGCTGCAGGAGTAAGGTGCTACGAACTTGCAAAAGAAAAAGGCTATACCGTAATTGAACCCTTTGACGATCCATTCATCATTGCAGGACAAGGAACGATTGGTTTAGAACTGTTAGAAGATCTACCGGATTTAAAAGATGTAGTGGTGCCATTATCTGGAGGCGGATTGCTTTCAGGAATTGGCTTAGCTTTAAAATCCAATCGTTCCGATATACGAATTACAGGGGTTTCAATGGAGCAATCTGCTGTCATGTATGAAAGCATAAAGGCGGGGAAACCAGTTGAAATGGAAGAAAGTGAAACATTAGCGGACAGCCTGCTTGGAGGAATAGGACTCGACAACCACTATACATTTAAAATGATTCAAAGTTACATGGATCAAACGGTATTAATCCCAGAAGAAGAGATTGGATACGCAATGGCTTATATGATGGACAAGCAACGAATTATTATGGAAGGAGCAGCAGCGACTGGAATTGCTGCGGTGTTGGGGAATACGATTCCTCACCAAGATGGAGCGTTAGCTGTAATTGTCACCGGCCAAAATGTGGATATGTCTATTTTGTTGCAGGTAATAGAAAACTACACACCCAAAAAAGCAGAGGTTGATTTTGCATAG
- a CDS encoding PucR family transcriptional regulator: MQSSVESVLNYEILENARLLTAKDSVADRPVQWISVMEMPVENFVRQNEVILTTAIGCHNDVEKFKGFVQDIIDSNASALMIATGRHVFDIPVEVIELAEQHNFVMIELPWEVRFSAIIEEVMKNINDKQHKDREKSEKAQQELLKMILGDTDLNRISKYIQRQLGYQLLITDRNGFIQTESGHTQEFIEKWKNAVIRETFPICKKVNLLNNDPMLQKFSMANLDDHIILQIPVLQISEDPQGYIFVVLPNDLQIGSYLTPFRVAVLEHAATTISLWLSRKNAIEETKLSLRSDFVQEVATGEFVSAEQALSRAKLLGYDLDLPYLCLVGFPENFKELFEKRKQENVSITQWTESMIRYIEEEIYFAAQSLKREVMMTYQGHQLLIYLEKPAEAEYDNVVNFLDLIERRLKNLLPEVSISWGIGDFNKGFQGLAESFQQANLAVDIGRRKKGKGQRTFYRDTRIDRVLLTLAQNEEMKKVIMTTIEPLVEYDKQRNMDLIGTLKCYNQNHGNVSQAARALNLHRQSLLYRLRKIESLTGHSLIDPDDLFLLDLSIKTWEIGVVEHTNK, encoded by the coding sequence ATGCAATCATCGGTAGAAAGTGTTTTAAACTATGAAATTTTAGAAAATGCACGCCTGTTAACTGCAAAAGATTCTGTCGCTGATCGCCCTGTTCAGTGGATATCTGTAATGGAGATGCCAGTCGAGAACTTTGTCCGTCAAAATGAAGTTATTTTGACGACAGCCATTGGATGCCACAACGACGTCGAGAAGTTTAAAGGATTTGTTCAAGATATTATTGACTCCAATGCTTCGGCATTAATGATTGCCACTGGTCGACATGTGTTTGATATTCCGGTAGAAGTCATTGAATTAGCAGAACAACACAATTTCGTTATGATTGAACTGCCGTGGGAAGTGAGATTTTCGGCTATTATCGAAGAAGTAATGAAAAACATTAATGATAAACAACACAAAGATCGTGAGAAGTCAGAGAAAGCACAGCAAGAATTGTTAAAAATGATTCTTGGTGATACGGATTTGAATCGTATCTCAAAATACATTCAACGACAACTTGGTTACCAGCTGTTGATCACTGATCGAAATGGATTTATACAAACTGAAAGCGGACATACTCAAGAATTTATTGAGAAATGGAAAAATGCAGTGATTCGAGAAACTTTTCCGATTTGCAAAAAAGTGAACTTGCTTAACAATGATCCGATGTTACAGAAGTTTAGCATGGCAAACTTGGATGACCACATTATTTTGCAGATTCCGGTTTTGCAAATTTCAGAAGACCCTCAAGGATATATTTTTGTGGTACTTCCAAATGACCTGCAAATTGGTTCTTATTTAACACCTTTTCGTGTAGCGGTTCTTGAACATGCGGCTACAACCATCTCGTTGTGGCTTTCGCGGAAAAATGCCATTGAAGAAACAAAGTTAAGTTTGAGAAGTGATTTTGTTCAAGAAGTAGCTACAGGAGAATTTGTTTCTGCGGAGCAAGCACTTTCAAGAGCCAAACTATTGGGTTATGACTTAGACTTACCCTATTTATGTCTCGTTGGATTTCCTGAAAATTTTAAGGAACTATTTGAAAAGCGGAAACAAGAAAATGTCTCTATCACGCAATGGACAGAAAGTATGATCCGGTATATTGAAGAAGAAATTTACTTTGCTGCCCAGTCGTTGAAGAGAGAAGTAATGATGACTTATCAAGGACATCAATTGCTGATTTATCTAGAAAAGCCAGCTGAAGCAGAATATGATAATGTTGTTAATTTTTTAGATTTGATCGAACGTCGATTAAAAAACCTGTTGCCGGAAGTCTCGATCTCATGGGGAATTGGGGATTTCAATAAAGGTTTTCAAGGATTAGCCGAAAGTTTTCAACAGGCTAATCTTGCCGTAGATATTGGACGGCGAAAAAAGGGCAAAGGGCAACGTACTTTCTACAGAGATACGCGCATTGATCGCGTGTTGTTAACGCTGGCGCAAAATGAAGAAATGAAAAAAGTGATTATGACGACAATCGAACCTCTTGTCGAATATGATAAACAACGAAATATGGATTTGATTGGTACATTAAAATGCTATAATCAGAACCACGGAAATGTCAGTCAAGCAGCAAGAGCGTTAAATTTACATCGTCAATCTTTGCTTTACCGACTAAGAAAAATCGAATCATTAACAGGACATTCTTTGATCGATCCTGATGATTTATTTTTGTTGGATTTAAGTATTAAAACATGGGAAATTGGCGTTGTAGAACATACAAATAAGTAA